The following nucleotide sequence is from Cercospora beticola chromosome 2, complete sequence.
AGTCACTGCATACGATttcagcagcttcgagattCAGATCAAAGATGTCAAGGGACTCAGCAAGGGGTACGTCCGTTGGCTTCCGAAATAGCTGGTACGATGAATGTGCTCGCTTGCCCTTGCCGGTAAACTGACAGTCAAATCCACAGAGGCAATGTCGCAGAGAGGACGCTGGAGAAGCAAAAGAATAAGCCCATCGGCAGCGTCTTCGATGCCAGCGCATTTACCTGGGACGAGATGCTTGATGCAGCCGCTGATGTCTACCTGGGCTACATCTTCTGGACGATCCTCACATCGCTCGGTGTTGTGGTGTGGTACTTCCCACTTTGGCACATGGGCATCTCTGGCTACGAAGTCGCTGTTATGTCTACTGTCTCGCCTGCGCTGCTCGGCATTCCTCCACTCCGACGATTGGTGACTCGCAACATTTCACTCGTGATGCTTACCTCAGGAGTTGGACTCCTCGCATACCTCGTGGTGAACCCACCAAAGCGTCTCGGACTGGTCAGCTTCGGTGTCTGGCAGGGCACTCTTGCCTGGGTTGCACTTTGGTGGAGCAAGAGAAACCAGCCAGCGATGCTCGAGGCGAAGATTTCCGCCTGGCTTCTTGGTCTCGTTGCAAGCAGCATCTCCAAATTTGCATTCTGGACGAACAACCCGCTATGGCCAATTATGCACGATGCCAATGGAGGCCTCAATAAGACTGGTATTGTTTTGTTCCTCCTTGCCGTTGCACGTGCCTACCAAAAGCAGAATAAGAACATTGGTAGCGAGCGCAACTTGGACAAGCCAAAGGGACCTTCAATTCTCGCTGCAATGGGTGTCGCAGGTGCCACTTTCGGTCTTCACTCTTTGCTTTCCGACTCAAGTACTATGATCTTGTGGGTTTGGGAAGGCTTCCCTGTTCGCGGCCCTCTCGCCTCGCCCCACGGAGCATGGACTATCGGTGCCATGGGCCTAGGGCTGCTCATTGGACTCTGGTACCCAAACTTGTCCCGCGGCTGGGCAGCCTACGGCATTGGTTCTGTCGGCGCTGCACTACTTACACTCAAGTCGCATTGGACGGGTTATTATGGCGGCCTCACTCTGGCAGTCTATCTCATGGCCGTCACTCCTTCGTTGATCACGAATGCCGTGCGCTTTGCACCAGGACGAacattcttcttcggcttcttttTGTACAACTTCCTGGTTCTCTTCCACGTCTGGGTTGTAGCCTATGCTTTCGTACCCGGTGGCCCTGCCGTTCGCGAGCATACCGATTGGGTCATGCTCACCACGATGCTTTTTATCGGTGGCGGTGTCTTCTCTTCAATTCACAACAGCAGTCCTGCGAAGCAGAGGTCCTTCCAGCCGCCACCAAATCCTGCTGCGAAGAGGCAAAGGAGCTACTTCATCTACGCGCTGCTCGGCCTACAACTCATCAGTGTGAGTGTCGCCTACCTTCGCTTCCCTACATACAACTACCAGCCATACCACAAGGATAGCAAGCTCATCACTGCCGGCATTTGGACTATTCACTTCAGTATTGACAACGACATGTGGAGTTCTGAGCGTCGCATGGAGGCTCTCATTCGCGAGACGGAGCTCGATGTGGTCGGTCTGCTGGAGTCGGATCTCCAGCGCATCATCATGGGCAACCGCGACACCACTCAATACCTCGCAGAGGAGCTCGGCATGTACGTCGACTACGGTCCAGGTCCAAACAAGCACACCTGGGGCAGTGCGCTTCTTTCCAAATTTCCCATCGTCAATTCGACACATCAtctgctgccatcgccaGTTGGTGAGTTGGCTCCGGCGATTCATGCAACTATTGATGCTTATGGCGAGCTGGTcgacgtcttcgtcttccactctggacaagaagaggaCCCAGAAGATCGACGTCTGCAGACCGAATATCTCAGCAAGCTCATGGGCAGCACAAACAGACCTAGCATTCTGCTTTCCTACCTGGTCACGAAGCCCAAGGAAGGCAATTACAATGGCTATGTCTCGGAGACCTCTGGCATGAGAGACATCGATCCATCCGACTGGGATCGCTGGTGCGAATACATCTTATACAAGGGCCTCAGGCGTACTGGATACGCCCGTGTCTCAAGATCTACCATCACAGATACGGAATTGCAGGTCGGAAAGTTCGTCGTAGGCCAACCTGAGGGTACTGATGATCTCATTCCTGAGGATCAGGTGCCTGAGCCGTTGCGCTTCCCACAAATGTTCAGAGGCAATGGCGTGAGAGATCACAGATATCATGTGTTTAACGAACCCAGATACTATGCTTAAAGGCTGCGAAAGTACTGATGATCGAAGAGTGAAAAGAAAGCGGAATGTACAAAAGGAAAGGATGTATTGGTATCGATTGATTGAGTAGTGTATGATCGAAATATGAATTGTTCGTCAAAGGTCATCTGTCGATGGACAGACCCACAAGTCTCGTACAGTACAGGGAAGCCGGCTGTTGTTCGGAAACAGCTCCAAGCATGATGCAATTGCGGCGTATGTTCGTGTACGCGCACACTTCTCGAAGACCAGCTTACACGACATCCGAACATCAAGTCGACGCAAGACGCGCAATGAAGAGCGGAGATGTCATGCTGTGTCGCCATTAGCTGTCGACTCCCCGCAGATCCCGGGAGCACGATTGGAAGATGTGATTCTGGGCTGGAAGGACTGTCAGCCATGAGAGCCTTCTCCAATGGGACCCGCACGTCGTCACAATGTTGGCATGTGCGTTGCGTGCTGCAATGCCGTACGCATAAAGGAACGTACAGCAATGACGTTGACTGGCAGATCGCTACAGCTTCTACGACTTGATGTTGAATACCTCCCAGTCTCTGCTTGATTGAAACAAACTCATCTCTGATCAATCAATCCTTGGTCCTGTTCGAAGCCACTCCAAAGAACGCCCACTCACAGACATTATTGACAAGCTGTCATATTTTAGAGTCCAAGCTGAGAAGATGTCAAACCCTCTTTCAACCAAATATCAGGACGATACTATGACCGTGACCCAAGCTTCAAGGCCTGGAGCAGAAGACACTGCACCAGCAGGCGTACCTACTATGACCGACCCTTCGTCCAGACAATCAGACACGTCTGCCACAAGCCCCGACACCAGCTCCATACCCGGCGCTTGGAAGTCCagcgcagtcgcagcaggcGGATTGGATGCTACGCCACAAACCGCATCGagcgagcagcagcctgcATCTGGTGTTCTTTCTGGCGCCAGCGTTCAGGCCGGTCTGCACCAAGCAGAGGAAACAGCCTACAAGGCTGCCGAAGCTGTACTGGGAACCGTGCAGTCCGGCCTCGAATATGTGCAAGAGACTGTAGCAAACCACCAAAAAGCACAAGAGAACAAGGAGATCCATGAGGATGGAACGAACTACATCAAAGAGCAGCTGGAGAACAAGGAAACAGAGACCGACAAGCTGACTACACTACCGATCGTGGATCAGAGTTCTATTCCAGAGCCGACAGGTCAACGAGAGGAGCCCAAAGGTTTCGGTATCGGCATTCTACGCGACACAATCGAGAGCTCGTCGGCTGCAGATGTCAGCTACGAGCATCGTCCCAAGACACTTCCTCAAAGCGAGATCACCGCCCGAGAACAGGAGCGAGGAATCAAAGAAGGGGCCGATGGAACACCTGCTCGGGTGCAAGTCAGTCGCGTCCACGGTGCTTGGCCGGCCGAGGCTTCAGGTAGTGCAGAAGCTGTGCACGAGAAGAGCCAGGTTGAACATGAGCTGCTGAGCAAAGTGGGTGCCGCGCCAGTCGCGAGCGAAGGTGTTGCTCGGGTCAATGACAGTCGTACTTCGAACAACACAGCACCTACTAGGGCAGCTGAGGTTTCTGACATCGACGAAGCTCTCCGCGAGAAGAGCCAGGTCGAACGTGAATTGCTGAACAGAGTAGAGGCAGCTCCTGTGACGAGCGAGGGCGTAGCGTCGGGCAGTGAGAGCCGTACTTCGGGCAATACAGCACCTACTGTCGGTGGCGACGTTGAGGTAGTTGGAAACTGGGGCAGCGAGACTGCCCGTGTCTTGGGATCTGCTGCAGTGGCGTCCGCGGCGGGTGCAGGCATCAGTGCTGCCAACACGATAGGACAAGGTGCCACCTCTGGTGCTCAGTCTCAAGCCCCAGTCCAGCCACTAGGAGACGACCCAGCCTACCCGCACGTGGGCACCTCTCAGACCGGATTTGATGGCCGTCCCGGTCAACTAGATGCTGTCCCTTCAACGGCGGGCGCAGGTATCAATGCTGGCGACACGCCACAGCAAGGCATCACGGCTGGTACTCAATCTCAACTACCAGATCATCCTCCAGGACAAGACCCATCATATCCACACGTGGGAACCTCTCAAACCGGAACTGATGGCCGTCCTGGCCAGTCGGATTCCATTCCTCCGGTGGTGATTCACACTCACGGACCAGAACCAGGCAAGGGCGTTGCCCCAATTCAAGGCTCCGATCTCGACTCCGCGAAAGAAGAAGTCTTCGGGTCCTCCAAGCCACATGAGGAATTGGGAATCACTCCTCGCGGAAGCGTACAGGAGCCGCCCAGAGATTCAATCGTGGCCAAGGATCTGGGTCCCGCGAGCGCAGCAACCACATCTGATCCCTACGCCGAAGAAAAAcagcggaagaagtcgatctcTTCTGAACTCCCCATCCGCCCAGCTGATCAATCCGCCGCTCGAGCAGGCTCCGTAAACCCAGTCGAGACTAAGGCCGGAGAGGGACTGAGTGCGCCACCGATTACATCTGACGACTCTATCGACGACAACACTACTCGTTCTGCTACCGATGATAGACCACGTAGCCCCAACAAGACTCAGCCAGACAGCGAGAACCCAGGTCAGACGTTCGATGCTTCAGCTCACGCCGCACCGGAGCACTCTGTTACCAAAGACCCGGGATGGAGTGGCAAAGAAAGTGTTAGAGAGCATTTGAGAAATGATACTAAGGGTGGTGTGAGGGAGAATCCGTCCGCCATTCCCATTGCGGGTGGGCAGAAGGTGGGTGAGGCTCACTGGGGTGAGAGTAAGAAATTGGAGTGAGATGGAAAGGCGGAACACTCTTATTATATGATGTGATATATGTTATTCAGCCATGGTTCATTCTCCCTCCTCCCTTTGCCTTGTAAGGATGTTGGCTGTAAGCTGGCCTCTTGGCATTGTCTTGAATTGGTGACCCTTCGAAAGCATCACTATCCTCTGGTGCTCTGCTCGTTACTTCCGGGGGATGGAGTTCGAGGAGCGCCCTGCATAACAATGCTAACACGGCTGACGGCATTGTTTTAGTGGGCTAAAATACACCACCGACACCACTAGAAACTCAATCTTGCATGCAAGCGCCTCGCCAATCCGGAAACAGTAAATGCAGAAACGAGGAAGATCAGCTTTGACGATCCCCTCGAACGTCATTGGTACCGACGAATTGGGGCGAGAAAAGCGATGGGCTTCGTCCTGCCGCAAAATGTCAGTGGAAACAGATCAGAGAAAACAATGGCACTTCTGTTAGGTCTAGATCATGTGTGGAATATCTTGTATCGTTACGCTCAAAGGCACCGAGCCGCAGGCTAAGAAGTCATTGTCGTCCCAGCTAACAGCCAGTCTTGAAAACATTCAGCATCGAGGACCAGACAGTTCAGGTCGGTGGGTCAGCGAAGACGGGCGCGTAGGTGAGTCCGGATACATGTCCGCCTCTCCATCAACGATCTCAGCGATGCCGGAATACAGCCAATGCACAACACCGATGATACGGTTCACGTAGTCGTCAACGGCGAACTGTACGACTACGACGGTATACGAGAATCTATCAGCAAGAAAACGTCCTACCAGTTCCGCAGTCACAGTGACTCCGAGCTCATCGTGGCACTCTATCAGTACTATGGTCTCTCTTTCATCTCACACCTTCGCGGCGAATTCAGCATATGTCTTTACGATTCGGCTCGGCAACTGTTCATAGCCGTTCGAGATCGGTACGGGATCAAGCCGCTGTTCTGGACGATTCATAATGGGAGGCTGTTAATCGCGGCCGAGGTGAAAGCTTTCTTGCCATTGGGTTGGAGACCCGAATGGGACGTGCGGAGCTTGATCGAAGGTGGCTGGAGTAACGATCAACGAACTTTGTGGAAAGGTGTACAGAAGGTGAATCCCGGAGAGTATCTGATCTGCAGAGGACTAGAAGGGCTTGAGAATGTGAAATATTGGGATATCGAGTATCCAGACAAGGTGAGTGGAAGACTTCCACTCAAGTTTCATCATGTAATCTTACTGATGTCACTCGCACAGTATTCTGTTGAAACACGAAGCGAAGACGAAATGGTTAAGGGGGTCCGTTCTCGATTACTGGAAGCCGTTCGCCTACGTCTGCGGGCGGACGTACCTGTGGGGATATATCTCTCAGGAGGCATAGACTCGACCGTCATTGCTGGCATGCTCGCGCACCTCCTACGAGAGGTTAAGCAGAATGGCGAGAACGAACATGACTGCAATACTGAATCCCTAGCCCGCATGTCCTGCTTTACAATAGCCTTTGATGAGGACAGTGGGTTTGACGAATCCTCGATTGCAAAGGAAACTGCTGCTTCCCTCAACGTACCACTCCACACGAAGCACATGTCTGAAGCCGAACTCGCACGTTACTTTTCTGATGCTGTCTACCATACAGAGCACCACTGGGGCGAGCTCAACTTCGTTGCAAAATTCGCCCTCTCCGAACTTACGCGCGAGAAAGGCTACAAAGTCGTGCTTACAGGCGAGGGCGCAGACGAGGCCTTTGGCGGGTATAGATTCTATGTGAACGATTATACCAGGGAACCGGATCACTCGTGGCTCCCTTCCCTCCAAGTCATGCCAGAATCAGACCGCCAAAGCATACACCgtcaacaagaagaaaactATCGAAAGttcctcgagctcttcggATCTGACAACACAAACCGAGACGAGGGGATCGCCTTCCGGCAGACTAATTCTTCCATTGTGAGCTCCATGTCATCAATTTTCAGCTTTGACCTCTGGGCACCTTGGACCAAGGTTCTCGGGAAGCTAGATCCACGCGAGACCATTGCCAACAATGTTGATGGCAGAGTCCGCGATAAGATGACATCCAGTTGGCACCCTCTGCACTCAGCGCTATACATGTGGGCCAAAGGTCACCTACCCAACATTGTCTTGAGCTGTCTCGGTGACAGAGCAGAAATGGGCCACAGTGTTGAAGCTCGAACGCCATTTCTGGACCACAAATTCACCGAATACGTCAATGCTGTTCCACCGAGTATGAAGATCAAGTACATTTCGCCCACGCAAGCTGAGAAGCAAGGCGGTGATACTACAGAGGGCGAGTTCCAAGAAAAGTACATTCTGCGTGAAGCAGCCCGACCTTTCATCCCAGACCGACTCTATCGCAGGAAGAAGCAACAGTTCGCTGCGCCACGGACGTATGCACCGGGTGGTCCTCTCCACCAGCTGTTCAGCGAGCTGGTCACAGAAGAAAATGTGGCAAGGCTGGGCTTTGTGGACTGGGATTCGGCAAAAGACTTGCTACAATCTGCTTTTGAAAAGCACGAGCAAATGGCATTCAGGAGGATCGTGATGTTGGCCGAATGGGTTGTTTTGAGTCAACGATTTGATGTGCCTCCAGCAACAGCTGAATGAGTACGGCTCGAGACAGATTTATGTGGTGCTTAGAAGAAAACATACATCATTACAATCGCGCATGGTGCTCTGCATTATGCATCTCACGATCGCCCACTTCAACCCAGGTGACCCGTTCAAGCACGGTGCAATCCACCACAACATCTTCCTGGGAATGTTGCCGTTGCTCACTATCACAATCCTCGTACCCATTCTCTGAAGCGCGATGGTGGACTTCGTGCGGCACATATCCAGCAACCTTCCACCCAATGCTTTCATAAAAGTTCAGTATTCCACGATTGGCCCCAGTTACACCGCAACGCCATCGCACATTCACCCATTGCCGGCCATCGCGCCTTGCTCGTGGTCCCAAGCTTTTCCTAGTCTCCCGGTTGACGAGACCGTCGACAACAGGCCGCATGCGCATCGTAAGTCGCTGAGGTCCGCGGTGGCCAGGTAGAATATAAAGACCGAAAACGTGCCAGCGggtctcctcgtcatccGATTTGAGACCGCCAATATTGGGCCAGGAATAATTGCTTAGCGGCATGGGACTGCTCATAGTTAACAAAATTACCCTTGACTTACCCAGGAAGTGATGAATACTGACCCAATGAGATGTTGACATCCAACCCATTCGCCATGCGCCAAAGCTTCGTTGTCATCTTGTCGTTGTGCTTCCGACAACAAAAGGACAGCTACGACAACATGTCTATCTTTCCTTGCGAGGAGTTTACGAAAATGGCTCAGGGGGAGTTTCGATTCGATTTCGTAGCTTCCGGCGATCTGATCTCGGGCATTTTTGAGGACATGAAGCCGGAAATCTCTATACCTTGTAGTACATTGATCGAGCATGCGGCCGCTGTGTGGAAGCTCGATGATGCTGTATTGGCCTCTATTTCCGGATTGTGTAGCCATATTGCTTGGCGGTGAAAGGTACTGATGCTGTGAAAGTCAAGCTGCTCGAAGGATCAATCTGAGACCCGGAGGCGTGAGGTAGGGCATAAGCTCTGAAGGACAATATCGAACAGAGGCTTGATTCGAGCTAAGGCGGTCGGCGGCCTCGAGATAAACGGCAGGTGACTACCGAAGAGAACGTCGATCGCGTTGGAGCCTCTTTGACTCGTCTCGATGCCGGATATGCGACCTTTCTTGACAACGATTCGCGGGAACGAGCATTGGGGCTGGAGCTAGCCAACCGATTATGTGTACAGGTGTAATATTTTTGAGGGAATTCCTACTGGGCAACAAGGCGGGTCTGCATTGCTGGCCATGATCCGCACCGGCACATCAATCGCTCATGTCTCTTCCGCCATCCTATGCACCGGCAACTTTTCTGCCACGATCGGCACTGAAAAAAGCTTCGTTGGCCTGACAAGCCGTGCAAGCTTAGGAACTTACCAAATCTGTGATTTGTGGAACTGCGACTCCAGCTGGACCCTATTGCACACTGCATCGTGGTGACGAAAGTGCATCCCGCTAGCTCAAGATCGTCGACCTGCATTGTCCACTTTCGTATAGCAGAAAACTACTCTTTTGAATCCACGCTTTCCATAAGCCGCGTAGCAGTCTTCAAATCGTCATGATCAACAAGCTCATGCGAAGACAGTACAATGGTGATATCAAGTAGCAGTTGAATAGAACTTTGCAAGCCGAAGCTTCCGCCATGTCATGGGCATGAGTTATCCTTGTTAGTCGTACACCCACAATGCCTCGTTCGCGCATGTAGTCCTCAGCAACAGTATATCCACAACCAACCATGAAACCTCAAGAACCGCAAGAGACAGTATCCCAAGATGCCGAAATCGAGAAAGGCTCCACGTCCCACCACCAACTCGAGTTTGGGAGAGTCACCGGAGCCCCAAGCCCAACCAGAAGGCGGTCTCCTCGCATGGACTGCAATCTTCGCAGGCTGGCTTCTCTTCGCAATAAGCTGGGGTCCATCCCTCGGCTATGGCGTGTTCCAGGAGTTTTACCAAACGACCTACCTACCTAACTTCTCGTCCTCCAGCATAGCCTGGATAGGCGCAATCCaggccttcttcctcctcgcaagCGGCTCGCTCCTTGGCCCACTATTCGATCGAGGATACTTTGTTCCGATCATGATAGCAGGATGCTTTCTGCTTGTGCTGGGACAAATGATGCTTTCACTTGCGACGCAGTTCTATCAGATTTTCCTCGCGCAAGGAGTCTGTATTGGGATAGGGTCCGGAGTGGTTTATGTCCCGTGCACGTCGATGGTGGCGAATTTGTTCAGCAAACATCGTGCCAAAGCGATGAGCATGATGCTCACGGGAGTTAGCACAGGAGGGGTGATTTATCCTGTGATTTTTCGCAGCCTGCAGCCACGTGTCGGCTTTCCATGGACAGTACGGATTATGGGATTCATCTCCCTGGCGATATCATTCATCGCTCTGCCAATTTTCTGGCGGCTTCCAAAGAAAATCAGCAAGCCGCGAGCCTTGTTCGAGGGGCATGCCTTCAAGGAACCGGCGTTTATGTGCTTCAGCGTCAGTGGATTCTTCAATTTCTTGGCCTATTGGATCCCACTGTTCTACGTGCCGACTTTTGCCCAGGCGGCGACCGGAGCCAGCACAGACTTGTCGTATTATATGATCTCTGTGGTCAATGCCGGACAATTCTTGGGGCGGCTATTGCCAGCATTTATCATTCCACGCACCGGTGCAATGCAACTTGCCGTGCCAGTGAAtttcgctgccgctgcggTAATATTCGGGTGG
It contains:
- a CDS encoding uncharacterized protein (BUSCO:EOG092605KN~antiSMASH:Cluster_5), with amino-acid sequence MPPKHRDGDVVAIIPGSFITHAHTAAAYAAFISAFIVGVYLHYHKIVENEHFGYPIEWFPSVSATIGDRYPERSFFQVFIAICSGPRFALCFLWWCLGKKPNGSNRLVNFVAGVGVFRTLTCGGWTYVTSTDDHDWHDIFMISYLVATLPWTIGCIALSPPNPQAIKLRKYLGGTFFATLGPLVYFFIQHKVHRVPGAYTIYAFFEWSLVLLDVAFDAVTAYDFSSFEIQIKDVKGLSKGGNVAERTLEKQKNKPIGSVFDASAFTWDEMLDAAADVYLGYIFWTILTSLGVVVWYFPLWHMGISGYEVAVMSTVSPALLGIPPLRRLVTRNISLVMLTSGVGLLAYLVVNPPKRLGLVSFGVWQGTLAWVALWWSKRNQPAMLEAKISAWLLGLVASSISKFAFWTNNPLWPIMHDANGGLNKTGIVLFLLAVARAYQKQNKNIGSERNLDKPKGPSILAAMGVAGATFGLHSLLSDSSTMILWVWEGFPVRGPLASPHGAWTIGAMGLGLLIGLWYPNLSRGWAAYGIGSVGAALLTLKSHWTGYYGGLTLAVYLMAVTPSLITNAVRFAPGRTFFFGFFLYNFLVLFHVWVVAYAFVPGGPAVREHTDWVMLTTMLFIGGGVFSSIHNSSPAKQRSFQPPPNPAAKRQRSYFIYALLGLQLISVSVAYLRFPTYNYQPYHKDSKLITAGIWTIHFSIDNDMWSSERRMEALIRETELDVVGLLESDLQRIIMGNRDTTQYLAEELGMYVDYGPGPNKHTWGSALLSKFPIVNSTHHLLPSPVGELAPAIHATIDAYGELVDVFVFHSGQEEDPEDRRLQTEYLSKLMGSTNRPSILLSYLVTKPKEGNYNGYVSETSGMRDIDPSDWDRWCEYILYKGLRRTGYARVSRSTITDTELQVGKFVVGQPEGTDDLIPEDQVPEPLRFPQMFRGNGVRDHRYHVFNEPRYYA
- a CDS encoding uncharacterized protein (antiSMASH:Cluster_5) — encoded protein: MSNPLSTKYQDDTMTVTQASRPGAEDTAPAGVPTMTDPSSRQSDTSATSPDTSSIPGAWKSSAVAAGGLDATPQTASSEQQPASGVLSGASVQAGLHQAEETAYKAAEAVLGTVQSGLEYVQETVANHQKAQENKEIHEDGTNYIKEQLENKETETDKLTTLPIVDQSSIPEPTGQREEPKGFGIGILRDTIESSSAADVSYEHRPKTLPQSEITAREQERGIKEGADGTPARVQVSRVHGAWPAEASGSAEAVHEKSQVEHELLSKVGAAPVASEGVARVNDSRTSNNTAPTRAAEVSDIDEALREKSQVERELLNRVEAAPVTSEGVASGSESRTSGNTAPTVGGDVEVVGNWGSETARVLGSAAVASAAGAGISAANTIGQGATSGAQSQAPVQPLGDDPAYPHVGTSQTGFDGRPGQLDAVPSTAGAGINAGDTPQQGITAGTQSQLPDHPPGQDPSYPHVGTSQTGTDGRPGQSDSIPPVVIHTHGPEPGKGVAPIQGSDLDSAKEEVFGSSKPHEELGITPRGSVQEPPRDSIVAKDLGPASAATTSDPYAEEKQRKKSISSELPIRPADQSAARAGSVNPVETKAGEGLSAPPITSDDSIDDNTTRSATDDRPRSPNKTQPDSENPGQTFDASAHAAPEHSVTKDPGWSGKESVREHLRNDTKGGVRENPSAIPIAGGQKVGEAHWGESKKLE
- a CDS encoding uncharacterized protein (SMCOG1177:asparagine synthase~MEROPS:MER0034539~antiSMASH:Cluster_5), whose product is MHNTDDTVHVVVNGELYDYDGIRESISKKTSYQFRSHSDSELIVALYQYYGLSFISHLRGEFSICLYDSARQLFIAVRDRYGIKPLFWTIHNGRLLIAAEVKAFLPLGWRPEWDVRSLIEGGWSNDQRTLWKGVQKVNPGEYLICRGLEGLENVKYWDIEYPDKYSVETRSEDEMVKGVRSRLLEAVRLRLRADVPVGIYLSGGIDSTVIAGMLAHLLREVKQNGENEHDCNTESLARMSCFTIAFDEDSGFDESSIAKETAASLNVPLHTKHMSEAELARYFSDAVYHTEHHWGELNFVAKFALSELTREKGYKVVLTGEGADEAFGGYRFYVNDYTREPDHSWLPSLQVMPESDRQSIHRQQEENYRKFLELFGSDNTNRDEGIAFRQTNSSIVSSMSSIFSFDLWAPWTKVLGKLDPRETIANNVDGRVRDKMTSSWHPLHSALYMWAKGHLPNIVLSCLGDRAEMGHSVEARTPFLDHKFTEYVNAVPPSMKIKYISPTQAEKQGGDTTEGEFQEKYILREAARPFIPDRLYRRKKQQFAAPRTYAPGGPLHQLFSELVTEENVARLGFVDWDSAKDLLQSAFEKHEQMAFRRIVMLAEWVVLSQRFDVPPATAE